In one Deltaproteobacteria bacterium genomic region, the following are encoded:
- a CDS encoding ABC transporter substrate-binding protein encodes MNNGTRLSERIAGYYGRGKAGYALQVFFLLLLWLFAASLSVYGREVTDMSGRKVTLPDVIHKVVGISPPATYLLYALDPTLIGGLNFPPRESEKKYMAPGYTKLPVIGGLFGQGRTINQEALLRIKPDFVLYWQWKDAAIEQKLRATMAQLGLPLVAVRLDSIEDYPAALLFLGDVLNRKERAHKLYRYAMDTVQEAKAIKSRLKNTRKVRVYYAEGLDGLSTEPEGSIHAELIPLAGGENVHKGEQFSHYGMEKISMEQVLLYNPEVILVKERAFYNRIFTDPRWQNIRAVRDRRVYLIPYVPFNWFDRPPSFMRLLGIKWLLNILHPEHYSINMVAETRAFYKLFLRVDISEKEAREILNQ; translated from the coding sequence ATGAACAACGGAACACGACTTTCGGAAAGGATCGCCGGTTATTATGGCCGGGGCAAGGCCGGATACGCCTTGCAGGTTTTCTTTCTTTTGCTGCTCTGGCTGTTTGCTGCCTCACTTTCTGTTTACGGCAGAGAGGTAACCGACATGAGCGGCAGAAAGGTGACACTGCCGGATGTCATCCACAAGGTGGTGGGGATCTCCCCTCCTGCCACCTACTTGCTTTATGCGCTGGACCCGACGCTTATCGGCGGGTTGAATTTTCCACCCCGGGAAAGCGAAAAAAAATACATGGCGCCGGGGTACACCAAACTACCGGTTATAGGCGGTCTCTTCGGCCAGGGAAGAACCATCAACCAGGAGGCGCTGCTGAGGATCAAGCCTGATTTCGTCCTCTACTGGCAATGGAAGGATGCAGCGATTGAACAGAAGCTCAGGGCCACCATGGCCCAACTCGGTTTGCCGCTGGTTGCCGTACGGCTTGACAGCATTGAGGATTACCCTGCTGCCCTGCTTTTTTTGGGCGATGTGCTTAACCGAAAAGAGCGGGCGCACAAGTTGTACCGCTATGCCATGGACACTGTGCAGGAGGCAAAGGCCATAAAGTCGCGTCTCAAGAATACCCGAAAAGTCAGGGTCTATTACGCAGAGGGCCTGGACGGCTTGAGCACAGAACCAGAGGGATCTATCCATGCCGAACTCATCCCCCTTGCAGGAGGGGAGAATGTGCACAAAGGCGAGCAGTTCAGCCATTACGGAATGGAAAAGATATCCATGGAGCAGGTCCTTTTGTATAATCCCGAGGTCATTCTGGTTAAGGAAAGGGCCTTTTATAACCGTATCTTCACCGACCCCCGCTGGCAAAACATCCGGGCCGTGCGCGATCGCCGTGTGTACCTTATTCCCTATGTGCCTTTCAACTGGTTTGACCGCCCCCCTTCTTTCATGAGACTTCTTGGAATCAAATGGCTTCTCAACATTCTTCATCCAGAACATTATTCAATTAATATGGTGGCTGAAACCCGGGCATTCTATAAACTCTTTCTTCGTGTGGATATAAGTGAAAAAGAAGCGCGGGAGATACTGAATCAATGA